From the Leptotrichia trevisanii DSM 22070 genome, one window contains:
- a CDS encoding phage portal protein gives MNLFDKAVGVFNPEKALKMAGARERLKLFNQNQKIMNKGYGEHGASTRKKSLRGWFASLGGVKNDIYNYREKLVARSRDLYMGAPLANGALNTMKMNAVGSGLKLKSSIDSDIVNLSEDEIETLETKIEKEFNLWSNSKIDQTGLLNFYEIQDLVFLTTLLNGECFIHLNYFETPENPYSLKLSIIEPDRVNTPSNKMSDTSIVQGVQFDKNGRIDGYYIQEHNPNDEIMGTNQHKYVKMYGSESQLNIIHLTTSERPGQVRGVPILAPVMESLKQLDRYTNAELTSAIISSMFTIFIESADIPQTNPGDLSNVGQKDAIANEESGTLELSSGAIVTLNKGEKATSVNPARPNAQFEPFMTAIIRQIGSSLGIPYELMIMHFTSSYSASRAALLEAWKTFRKKREWFAKNFCQLVYEEWLREAVLLGRVEINDFENDILIRKAYSNAIWSGTSQGQLDPTKEVNAAILRINAGLSTRSRETIELNGGDFEQNIKILAKEQKIANEKGVILDGTIYTEPPNNEPEE, from the coding sequence TTGAATTTATTTGATAAGGCAGTAGGAGTATTTAATCCAGAAAAAGCATTAAAGATGGCTGGAGCAAGAGAAAGGCTAAAGCTGTTTAACCAAAATCAAAAAATAATGAATAAAGGTTATGGAGAACATGGGGCGAGTACCCGTAAAAAATCTTTGAGAGGATGGTTTGCTTCTCTCGGTGGAGTGAAGAACGACATTTATAACTACCGTGAAAAACTTGTGGCTCGTTCCAGAGATTTATATATGGGGGCACCTCTAGCTAATGGAGCTTTGAATACAATGAAAATGAATGCTGTTGGTTCAGGATTAAAATTAAAATCAAGTATTGATTCAGATATTGTAAACTTATCCGAAGATGAGATAGAAACGTTAGAAACTAAAATTGAAAAAGAATTTAATTTATGGAGTAATTCTAAAATAGATCAAACAGGTTTACTTAACTTTTACGAAATTCAAGATTTAGTTTTTTTGACAACGTTGTTAAATGGAGAATGTTTTATTCATTTGAATTATTTTGAAACTCCAGAAAATCCGTATAGTTTGAAATTATCCATAATTGAGCCTGACAGAGTAAATACTCCAAGCAATAAAATGAGTGACACTTCTATTGTTCAGGGAGTACAATTTGACAAAAATGGACGTATTGATGGTTACTATATTCAGGAACATAATCCAAACGACGAAATTATGGGTACGAATCAACATAAATATGTAAAAATGTATGGAAGCGAAAGCCAATTAAATATAATCCATTTGACAACTTCGGAGCGTCCAGGACAAGTAAGAGGCGTGCCAATATTAGCTCCTGTAATGGAAAGTCTGAAACAACTTGATAGATATACAAATGCAGAATTAACGAGTGCAATTATAAGCAGTATGTTTACAATTTTTATTGAATCGGCTGATATACCTCAAACAAATCCAGGGGATTTATCGAACGTCGGACAAAAAGATGCCATAGCAAACGAAGAATCTGGAACGTTGGAGCTTTCAAGTGGTGCAATAGTAACTCTTAATAAGGGGGAAAAAGCGACATCTGTAAATCCGGCAAGACCTAATGCACAATTTGAGCCATTTATGACGGCTATAATACGACAAATCGGAAGTAGCTTGGGTATTCCTTATGAACTTATGATAATGCACTTTACAAGCAGCTATTCAGCAAGTAGAGCAGCTTTATTGGAAGCGTGGAAAACTTTTAGAAAAAAACGTGAATGGTTTGCTAAAAATTTTTGCCAACTTGTTTATGAAGAGTGGCTAAGAGAGGCAGTTTTACTAGGAAGAGTAGAAATAAATGATTTTGAAAATGACATTTTGATTAGAAAAGCATATAGTAACGCAATTTGGAGTGGAACATCACAAGGACAGTTAGATCCTACGAAAGAAGTTAATGCGGCAATTTTGAGAATAAATGCCGGGTTATCAACGAGAAGCCGTGAAACTATTGAATTAAATGGGGGAGATTTTGAACAAAATATAAAAATATTGGCAAAAGAACAAAAAATAGCAAATGAGAAAGGAGTGATTTTGGATGGGACAATTTATACCGAACCACCAAACAATGAGCCAGAGGAATAA
- a CDS encoding phage major tail tube protein — translation MAKTKLPLAIVDADLYINGTNNLEGVGEVELPNIEYATVTTEQLGMAAEFEAPLIGHYKKMSVKIKMDSMNDTLLNFNNSDSIQVECLGALQELNRMTHSPKITGVDATMKGFITKFDGPKVQNGKKFEGSFDMSLTYYKLTINGKTIINIDVLNGIASVNGDYNNIVRKLLGHI, via the coding sequence ATGGCAAAGACAAAATTACCTTTAGCGATTGTGGATGCCGATTTATACATAAATGGAACAAACAATCTTGAAGGTGTCGGGGAAGTCGAACTTCCGAACATTGAATATGCAACGGTAACAACAGAACAGCTTGGAATGGCAGCGGAATTTGAAGCTCCGTTAATTGGGCACTATAAAAAAATGTCTGTAAAAATAAAAATGGATAGCATGAATGATACATTATTGAACTTTAATAACAGCGATTCTATTCAGGTTGAATGTCTTGGAGCGTTGCAAGAATTAAATAGAATGACGCACTCTCCCAAAATAACTGGAGTAGACGCTACAATGAAAGGATTTATTACCAAATTTGATGGACCAAAAGTTCAGAATGGTAAAAAATTTGAAGGCTCATTTGATATGAGCTTAACTTATTACAAACTAACTATAAACGGCAAAACAATTATCAATATAGATGTGTTGAACGGAATCGCTAGTGTAAATGGTGATTATAATAATATTGTCAGAAAATTGTTAGGACATATTTAA
- a CDS encoding tail protein X produces MAKVKVYRTVLGDTWDLIAFKVYGSEGYFHDLIRSNLRLIDIAIFDANIPVIIPEIADEENDNDERLPPWKRGE; encoded by the coding sequence ATGGCAAAAGTAAAAGTATACAGAACAGTTTTAGGGGACACTTGGGACTTGATAGCTTTTAAAGTTTACGGAAGTGAAGGATATTTTCACGACCTTATAAGAAGCAATTTAAGATTAATTGACATTGCCATTTTCGATGCCAATATTCCTGTTATTATTCCTGAAATCGCCGATGAAGAAAATGATAACGATGAGCGTTTGCCACCTTGGAAAAGAGGTGAATAG
- a CDS encoding major capsid protein → MSMNLDLSLRTLFLVTEAMPRPRTFLFDTFFANRENLDTETVTIEFKNGRRLMAPFVDRYVDGEEMPKDTFSGRTFKPYAVAPKKTFHADELTFERLPGENPFSQSDPDTKRQKKIAETLQEQSEQIARRWEAMAAETLYKLQTTIDGEGISDTIKYYDNSSTEHHTTVASTWDNANSDPIKDIKAVLSEINKAGGTRPEAIILDPLAAELFINNKAVQNMMNLRNAYFGDIRPEVEGVNGASYIGTLTGLGIDVFEYQEYYDYVDKSTKQTKTKAIIPDYTALFAPKGNLVKFGAVSTIKDGLLEGDLIPRTYTKEENDTITIRTMSKPVTIPLNTKSLKVLKVK, encoded by the coding sequence ATGAGCATGAATTTAGATTTGAGTTTAAGAACATTATTTTTAGTAACAGAGGCAATGCCGAGACCAAGAACATTTTTATTTGATACGTTTTTTGCAAATAGGGAAAATTTGGATACTGAAACAGTAACTATTGAATTTAAAAATGGTAGAAGATTGATGGCTCCATTTGTTGATAGATATGTTGACGGAGAGGAAATGCCAAAAGATACATTTTCAGGAAGAACATTCAAACCTTATGCAGTAGCTCCTAAAAAGACGTTTCACGCAGATGAGTTGACTTTTGAAAGATTGCCAGGAGAAAATCCGTTTTCACAAAGTGATCCTGATACAAAAAGACAGAAAAAAATTGCCGAAACTTTGCAGGAACAAAGCGAACAGATTGCAAGACGTTGGGAGGCTATGGCAGCTGAAACATTATATAAATTACAAACTACAATCGACGGAGAAGGAATATCAGACACAATCAAATATTATGATAACTCTTCTACGGAACATCATACAACCGTCGCTTCAACTTGGGACAATGCTAATTCTGACCCAATTAAAGATATAAAGGCTGTATTAAGCGAAATTAATAAAGCTGGAGGAACTAGACCAGAAGCCATAATTCTTGACCCATTGGCTGCGGAATTATTTATTAATAATAAAGCTGTACAAAATATGATGAATCTTAGAAATGCTTATTTTGGGGATATAAGACCTGAAGTTGAGGGTGTAAATGGTGCAAGTTATATTGGTACATTGACTGGATTAGGAATTGATGTTTTTGAATATCAAGAATATTACGATTATGTGGATAAATCTACAAAGCAAACTAAAACAAAAGCAATTATTCCAGATTACACAGCTTTATTTGCACCGAAAGGGAATTTAGTAAAATTTGGAGCTGTAAGTACAATTAAAGATGGACTTTTGGAAGGGGATTTAATCCCTAGAACCTACACAAAGGAAGAAAATGATACTATTACAATCCGTACAATGTCAAAACCAGTAACAATTCCTTTGAACACAAAATCATTGAAAGTTCTAAAAGTTAAGTAG
- a CDS encoding head maturation protease, ClpP-related — MGQFIPNHQTMSQRNKTIWNIVKNDDKNAELMLYGDIAESFWGDTISAKEVTEYLADLDVENINVYINSNGGVVDTAIAINNALRRHKAKVTVNIDGIAASAATLITCAGDTVRMPKNALFMIHNPSTIAMGDSEEMRKQADVLEKYKNSITETYLQKVNIDKEKLSELMDSESWLSAEEALKYGFIDEIIENTDIQVVENKVISNNMVFNMAEFKNFNVDKNIKNNGKGSGKMTKDEIKAQFPDIYAEIVNEGKEIGVKEERTRIQEIENLGYNHEVVDKAKFKEPKNARDLALEIVSLMKQENQNKLNRIQDEGKPLNNMPKGNDDGVNDEQKAANKILAFFKKGGK; from the coding sequence ATGGGACAATTTATACCGAACCACCAAACAATGAGCCAGAGGAATAAAACTATATGGAATATAGTTAAAAACGATGATAAAAATGCCGAATTGATGTTATATGGTGATATAGCTGAAAGTTTTTGGGGTGATACCATAAGTGCTAAGGAAGTTACAGAATATTTAGCTGACTTAGATGTAGAAAATATTAATGTCTATATTAATTCAAATGGCGGGGTAGTTGACACTGCTATTGCAATTAATAATGCTTTGAGAAGACATAAAGCCAAAGTAACTGTAAATATTGATGGTATTGCAGCAAGTGCGGCTACTTTAATCACGTGTGCTGGAGATACAGTTAGAATGCCTAAAAACGCTTTGTTTATGATACATAACCCTTCAACAATTGCAATGGGGGATTCAGAAGAGATGAGAAAACAGGCAGATGTACTTGAAAAATACAAAAATTCGATAACGGAAACTTATTTGCAAAAAGTTAATATTGATAAAGAAAAATTATCAGAACTTATGGATAGTGAAAGCTGGTTAAGTGCTGAAGAAGCGTTGAAATATGGGTTTATTGATGAAATAATCGAAAATACAGATATTCAAGTTGTAGAAAATAAGGTTATTTCAAACAATATGGTATTTAATATGGCGGAGTTTAAAAACTTTAATGTTGATAAAAATATAAAAAATAACGGAAAAGGAAGTGGAAAAATGACAAAAGATGAAATAAAAGCACAATTTCCTGACATTTATGCCGAAATTGTAAATGAAGGAAAAGAAATTGGAGTAAAGGAAGAAAGAACAAGGATACAGGAAATCGAGAATTTAGGATATAACCACGAAGTAGTTGATAAAGCTAAATTCAAAGAGCCTAAAAATGCTAGAGATTTAGCATTGGAAATTGTAAGTTTAATGAAACAGGAAAATCAAAATAAACTTAACAGGATACAAGATGAAGGGAAACCACTTAACAATATGCCGAAAGGTAATGATGATGGAGTTAATGATGAGCAAAAAGCAGCAAATAAAATTTTAGCATTTTTTAAGAAAGGCGGTAAATAA
- a CDS encoding phage late control D family protein, with amino-acid sequence MAFARNIRVIVIFNKVDISDEIAHSISSLNYTDNSKNAIDDLELELENLDYRWLKEWYPDENAQLLVGIHEETGNETDFLDLGTFYVDEPTFENDRLNLKCLALPLDQNIRDQKNSVAWEKITLKELVTQIANKHKMNAEIYADNEFFERLDQNQETDLAFINRVVKETGLNMKVSDDKIIIFDDEEMEKNDTVEIFNINDERIRSFSLKKKNKEIYDNVEVSYYDPDKKKVIKEIITKKELEKRNQVTTESSEEKSSENKKSKKSSKSSKNKKSSKKVKSKKK; translated from the coding sequence GTGGCTTTTGCTAGGAACATAAGAGTAATTGTTATTTTTAATAAAGTTGATATTTCTGATGAGATAGCCCATTCTATTTCATCTCTAAACTATACTGATAACTCTAAGAATGCAATAGATGACTTGGAGCTGGAACTTGAAAATTTAGATTATCGCTGGCTTAAAGAATGGTATCCTGACGAAAATGCTCAACTTCTTGTGGGAATTCACGAAGAAACAGGAAATGAAACTGATTTTTTGGATTTGGGAACGTTTTATGTAGATGAGCCGACATTTGAAAATGACAGGCTTAATTTGAAATGTTTAGCTTTACCATTAGACCAGAATATTAGAGATCAGAAAAATAGTGTTGCTTGGGAAAAAATAACTCTGAAAGAGCTTGTTACACAGATTGCAAATAAGCATAAAATGAATGCTGAAATATATGCAGATAATGAGTTTTTTGAAAGACTAGATCAGAATCAGGAAACAGATTTGGCTTTTATTAACAGAGTCGTCAAGGAAACTGGACTTAATATGAAAGTATCTGATGATAAGATAATCATTTTTGATGATGAAGAAATGGAAAAGAATGATACTGTTGAGATTTTTAATATTAATGATGAAAGAATAAGAAGTTTCAGCTTGAAAAAGAAAAATAAGGAAATTTATGATAACGTTGAAGTTTCCTATTATGATCCTGACAAGAAAAAAGTTATTAAGGAAATTATTACAAAAAAAGAGCTTGAAAAACGTAATCAAGTTACAACTGAAAGCTCAGAAGAAAAATCATCAGAAAATAAAAAATCAAAGAAAAGTAGCAAATCTTCTAAAAACAAGAAGTCTAGTAAAAAGGTTAAATCCAAGAAAAAATAA
- a CDS encoding phage tail tape measure protein: MSKNLELNLVLGATVAGAVSGMMQVANAMKNASKSIKELDQKTKELQKTQKSFEKMDKIRESYNRITQQFKATKEHLEKLKAEYEKSGYENKDLAKQIKQTEKAVETLNKQKERQKHMFEAARSAIEAEGASLQNYRNKAQEVDKELEKMNKLKEIQGKYEARKEFAGKMNDFGDKQIIQGMGIVGALAVPVKLAVDLENAQADLRKVAEFSSKEMETGFYKAMRNFSENSPLSQVELFQIAGAGAQAGIKTDELEKYTKDAAKIKVAFDMNTEAAGNFLAKTRAQLNLDQNGVMQYADVINYLANTVAVTAPEVADISSRVAGLGGMAGISKEGVAGLGASLVSFSVPSEVAATGLKNISLGLMAGSSATKSARAAFKSLGLDAEDVAKRMTKDGEGTLVDVFQRIKKLPKDVQATTLKELFGKESIQSASELAKHIDDVSANMKKAHDRAKTAGSVDKEYNQRLKTMGNAFSTLKNRVVNMGVDLGSALGPSLVQVANSIGPLIKKFSQFIQKHPQLTTNILKGVAALAAFKIGIGGLAKGFAPLFSGISKGMLIFDKFKAAGSFAEGFKTAFPTISKVGSMFKKVGLAIKAAFMANPVILIIVAIVAVIAIVVVLYNKCAWFRNGVNAIFKAVANFIKQVWQGIKPTVMNVITGIKNIVKQGVDFIKQIWQIIKPTVMEVWNAIKVVASVVMQGIAIYVKTYIAVIKAVWKVLQPVVVAVWNVIKAVVLVVIKIIAVYVKTYINIIKAAWKVLTVAIKVVWTVIKAVILVVIVAIVVVIRTNIMIIKTIWRTLVAVARFVWNAIKGVVIGVWNVIKSKAVELWNKIKTGIEDVKSYFSTKWNEMKTKATEVWNGIKSAFDTVAGGLKKAIDGVVDYFKQKWNDIKSAVANNPISNGIKGMLGMNAAGTNYWSGGLTTVAERGAELIQIPGKPAFLAEREMLLNLPRGTQILNNRETKNSFRDRISGLKERMSGLRSNEGSSGGDVINISITVNGNADTSAIEKAVMRALEKAKNKKERTAFG; this comes from the coding sequence ATGTCTAAAAATTTAGAGTTAAATTTAGTTTTAGGTGCAACAGTAGCTGGTGCAGTTTCAGGAATGATGCAGGTAGCAAATGCTATGAAAAATGCGAGTAAAAGCATAAAGGAACTGGATCAAAAAACTAAAGAACTACAAAAAACTCAAAAGTCTTTTGAAAAAATGGATAAAATTCGTGAAAGTTATAATAGAATCACTCAACAATTCAAAGCTACAAAAGAACATTTGGAAAAACTGAAAGCTGAATATGAAAAAAGTGGATACGAAAACAAGGATTTAGCAAAACAAATTAAACAGACTGAAAAAGCTGTAGAAACTCTAAATAAACAGAAAGAACGGCAGAAACATATGTTTGAAGCCGCAAGAAGTGCAATCGAAGCCGAGGGAGCAAGTCTTCAAAATTATAGGAATAAAGCTCAAGAAGTTGATAAAGAACTTGAGAAAATGAATAAATTGAAAGAAATACAAGGTAAATATGAAGCAAGAAAAGAATTTGCCGGGAAAATGAATGATTTTGGTGATAAACAGATAATACAAGGTATGGGAATAGTTGGAGCTTTGGCTGTTCCTGTTAAATTAGCAGTTGACTTGGAAAATGCACAAGCAGACTTAAGAAAAGTCGCAGAATTTAGTTCAAAGGAAATGGAAACAGGATTTTACAAAGCAATGAGAAATTTTAGTGAGAACAGTCCGTTGTCACAAGTGGAATTATTTCAAATTGCAGGAGCAGGAGCTCAAGCGGGAATAAAAACAGATGAATTGGAAAAATATACTAAAGATGCAGCTAAAATTAAAGTTGCTTTTGATATGAATACTGAGGCAGCAGGAAACTTTTTAGCAAAAACAAGGGCACAATTAAATTTAGATCAGAACGGAGTAATGCAATATGCTGATGTAATTAATTATTTAGCAAACACCGTGGCTGTCACAGCTCCAGAAGTAGCAGATATTTCAAGCAGAGTAGCTGGATTGGGTGGAATGGCTGGTATTTCTAAAGAGGGAGTTGCAGGATTAGGAGCGAGTTTAGTATCATTTTCTGTTCCATCTGAAGTTGCGGCTACTGGATTAAAAAATATATCACTAGGATTAATGGCTGGAAGTTCGGCAACAAAAAGTGCAAGAGCAGCTTTCAAGTCATTAGGACTAGATGCGGAAGACGTTGCCAAAAGAATGACAAAAGACGGAGAAGGAACTTTAGTTGATGTTTTTCAAAGAATTAAGAAGTTACCAAAAGATGTTCAAGCAACAACTCTTAAAGAGTTATTTGGTAAAGAATCTATTCAATCAGCCTCTGAACTGGCAAAACATATTGATGATGTTAGTGCGAATATGAAAAAAGCTCATGACAGAGCAAAAACAGCTGGAAGTGTCGATAAGGAATACAACCAAAGATTAAAGACAATGGGAAATGCTTTTTCAACTTTAAAAAATAGAGTCGTAAACATGGGAGTGGATTTAGGTTCTGCTTTAGGACCTAGTTTAGTTCAAGTTGCAAATTCGATTGGTCCGTTAATCAAGAAATTTTCTCAATTTATTCAGAAACATCCGCAATTAACTACAAATATTTTAAAAGGTGTAGCAGCATTAGCCGCTTTTAAAATAGGAATTGGTGGATTAGCCAAAGGATTTGCACCTTTATTTAGCGGGATATCAAAAGGGATGTTAATATTCGATAAATTTAAAGCAGCCGGAAGTTTTGCTGAAGGATTTAAAACAGCATTTCCAACAATAAGTAAAGTTGGTTCAATGTTCAAAAAAGTAGGCTTAGCGATTAAAGCGGCTTTTATGGCAAATCCTGTTATTTTAATAATTGTTGCAATAGTGGCTGTCATAGCAATTGTTGTAGTTTTATATAACAAATGTGCTTGGTTTAGAAATGGAGTGAATGCAATATTTAAAGCAGTAGCTAACTTTATAAAACAAGTCTGGCAAGGGATAAAGCCAACAGTAATGAACGTGATAACAGGAATAAAAAATATTGTTAAACAAGGTGTGGATTTTATCAAGCAAATTTGGCAGATCATAAAGCCAACAGTTATGGAAGTATGGAATGCTATTAAGGTGGTGGCAAGCGTTGTTATGCAAGGTATAGCGATTTATGTAAAAACCTATATAGCCGTTATAAAAGCTGTTTGGAAAGTGTTGCAACCAGTAGTAGTTGCTGTGTGGAACGTTATTAAAGCGGTTGTGCTTGTGGTGATTAAAATAATAGCTGTATATGTTAAAACATACATCAATATTATAAAAGCGGCTTGGAAAGTATTGACGGTAGCCATAAAAGTTGTATGGACCGTGATAAAAGCTGTAATTTTAGTTGTTATTGTTGCTATTGTCGTTGTAATCAGGACAAATATTATGATAATAAAAACTATATGGAGAACTTTAGTTGCTGTTGCACGATTTGTATGGAATGCAATTAAAGGAGTGGTTATTGGAGTGTGGAATGTTATAAAAAGCAAGGCAGTAGAATTATGGAATAAAATAAAAACTGGAATTGAGGATGTTAAATCTTATTTTTCAACTAAGTGGAATGAAATGAAAACAAAGGCAACAGAAGTTTGGAATGGAATAAAAAGTGCTTTTGATACAGTTGCTGGTGGGCTAAAAAAAGCTATTGATGGAGTAGTTGATTATTTTAAGCAAAAATGGAACGATATAAAATCAGCAGTTGCAAATAATCCGATTTCAAACGGAATTAAAGGAATGTTAGGAATGAATGCTGCTGGAACAAACTACTGGAGTGGAGGACTTACAACAGTAGCAGAACGTGGAGCAGAATTAATTCAAATACCTGGTAAACCAGCATTTTTAGCAGAACGCGAAATGTTATTGAATTTACCTCGTGGTACTCAAATCCTGAATAATCGTGAAACTAAAAACAGTTTTAGAGATAGGATTAGCGGACTAAAAGAGAGAATGTCAGGGCTTAGAAGTAATGAAGGTTCAAGTGGCGGAGATGTTATTAATATTAGTATAACAGTAAATGGGAATGCTGATACTAGTGCAATCGAAAAAGCAGTAATGAGAGCATTGGAAAAAGCTAAAAACAAAAAAGAAAGGACGGCATTCGGATAA
- a CDS encoding phage tail protein, producing the protein MFTIQFDESILNDIENKFVEFPQQAPRALASALNRVSTMSKTRMVRNATKTYTVKYGDLLSGLTMKRANPGKLMAEINSNGSYLGLDHFQLNPSTRTGRTSVTATVKNGNGIMLNDRTFIAYKDGHLGAFEREGSGRLPIKRKYGPSAPQMLGPTTWLPDLDEFMSQKLNERFEHELNRLLSM; encoded by the coding sequence ATGTTTACGATTCAATTTGATGAAAGTATCCTTAATGATATTGAGAATAAGTTCGTTGAATTTCCACAACAAGCTCCAAGGGCTTTGGCAAGTGCTTTGAATAGGGTTTCAACTATGAGTAAAACTCGTATGGTTAGAAATGCAACTAAGACCTATACGGTTAAATATGGGGATTTATTAAGCGGATTGACTATGAAAAGGGCTAATCCTGGTAAGCTTATGGCTGAAATCAATTCTAATGGAAGTTATTTGGGATTAGACCATTTCCAATTGAATCCGAGTACAAGAACTGGGAGAACATCGGTAACGGCAACAGTAAAAAATGGAAACGGAATAATGCTAAATGACAGAACATTTATAGCATATAAAGACGGTCATTTAGGAGCATTTGAAAGGGAAGGAAGTGGACGGCTACCGATTAAGAGAAAATATGGACCGTCTGCTCCGCAGATGTTAGGACCTACAACGTGGTTACCTGATCTTGATGAATTTATGTCTCAAAAATTAAACGAAAGGTTTGAACATGAGTTGAATAGGCTCTTGTCAATGTAA
- a CDS encoding DUF6148 family protein: MYSVETCKEMINSYIKAEKSVLLGQSYKIGSRELTRADLTEIIKARQLWEHNLTLAQNSGRRTQSVQVIIRDL; the protein is encoded by the coding sequence ATGTATAGTGTAGAAACTTGCAAAGAAATGATAAATTCATATATTAAGGCTGAAAAATCTGTATTGTTGGGACAGAGCTATAAAATTGGAAGCAGAGAATTGACTAGGGCAGACTTAACCGAAATTATAAAAGCTAGACAATTATGGGAGCATAATTTAACACTTGCACAAAACAGTGGACGGCGTACACAGTCTGTACAGGTTATAATAAGAGATTTGTAA